A region from the Ammospiza nelsoni isolate bAmmNel1 chromosome 1, bAmmNel1.pri, whole genome shotgun sequence genome encodes:
- the LOC132081161 gene encoding 1-phosphatidylinositol 4,5-bisphosphate phosphodiesterase gamma-1-like translates to MSMARHNSVNGFLEDTRMEPGDMGRILRCLEMGTVLTLFYQKKSQRPERRTFQVKLETRQIIWSRTPEKVEGDIDIREIKEIRLGKNSRDFERYPEDARKLDYTMCFIILYGMDFRLRTLSVAAFCEEDINLWITGLNWLVADTQRAQTPLQIERWLRKQFDGMDRAREGSITVKDLKAMLPQVNYRVPNMRFLRDKLVEVEARNEMTFSHFIQFYKNLMFDAQKSVIEQLELSFPLRNVDRPELCQVSLYDFQKFLLHDQKESWASDVGVVRDYMCSYLKESSNDVSEPSFQLDEFLTYLFSKENMVMDAKYERVVPEEMNHPLSQYWISSSHNTYLTGDQFSSESSLEAYARCLRMGCRCIELDCWDGPDDLPIIYHGHTLTSKIKFLDVLHTIKEHAFVTSEFPIILSIEDHCSIVQQRNMACHFKKVFGDMLLTKPVDINADELPSPTQLKKKILIKHKKLVEGNLYEEVSTASYSENDISNSIKNGILYLEDPIDHTWSPHYFVLTSNKIYYSEETSRYQFNEDEEEVEQKEEFNNNELHFTEKWFHGKLGGGRDGRQIAEKLLHEYCTETGGKDGTFLVRESETFVGDYTLSFWRSSRVQHCRIHSRQEAGATKFYLTDNLVFDSLYSLICHYREVPLRCNEFEMRLTDPVPQPNAHESKEWYHASLTRLQAEHMLMRVPRDGAFLVRKRSEPNSYAISFRAEGKIKHCRIQQEGRLFMLGSSAEFESLVDLISYYEKHPLYRKMKLRYPINEETLEKMGTTELDYGALYEVRTPHFYVEANKMPMARCTVKALYDYKAQREDELSFCKQAIIHNVDKQDGGWWRGDYGGKKQLWFPANYVEEIVGTQAQEQDEASSENSPLGNFLKGFIDVPSCHVVISKDGRSSKPFVFTIHSQQMSHAAQSLDVAADTQEELSEWVAKIREATQNADARMQEGKIMERRKKIALELSELVVYCRPVPFDEDKIGTDKACYRDMSSFPETKAEKYANRSKGKKFLQYNRRQLSRIYPKGQRLDSSNYDPLPMWICGSQLVALNFQTPDKPMQLNQALFMLGGRSGYVLQPDIMRDETFDPFDKNSLKIVEPITVQLQILGARHLPKNGRSIVCPFVEVEVCGSEYDNSKNKTDVVADNGFNPVWLFKQFVFDINNPEFAFLRFVVYEEDMFSDPNFLAQATFPVKGLKTGYRSVPLKNSYTEDLELASLLIHIEIINAKEEDEENLYSSIQQLRDRASELSSQVSSYERTNGCDSRYQQRLDELRAAQERLMELTEVRNRKLMEKKKRDRQMVTKRS, encoded by the exons TCGACATTCGGGAGATCAAGGAGATCCGCCTGGGGAAGAATTCCCGGGACTTCGAGCGCTACCCCGAGGATGCTCGCAAGCTGGACTACACCATGTGCTTCATCATCCTCTATGGGATGGACTTCAGGCTGCGGACCCTCAGTGTGGCCG CTTTCTGCGAGGAGGACATCAACCTATGGATAACGGGGCTCAACTGGCTGGTGGCTGACACCCAGAGAGCCCAAACCCCACTGCAGATCGAGAG GTGGCTACGGAAGCAGTTTGATGGGATGGACCGGGCCAGGGAAGGCAG CATCACAGTGAAGGACCTGAAGGCCATGCTGCCCCAGGTCAACTATCGTGTTCCCAACATGAGATTCCTGCGGGATAAACTCGTG GAAGTGGAAGCCAGGAATGAGATGACTTTCTCCCACTTCATCCAGTTCTACAAAAACCTGATGTTTGATGCCCAGAAGTCG GTCATTGAGCAGCTGGAGCTCTCCTTCCCCTTGCG GAATGTGGACcgccctgagctgtgccaagtGTCCCTCTACGACTTCCAGAAGTTCCTCCTGCATGACCAGAAG GAATCCTGGGCCAGTGACGTGGGCGTGGTGCGGGACTACATGTGCTCCTACCTCAAGGAGAGCTCCAACGACGTGTCGGAGCCCTCCTTCCAGCTGGATGAG TTCCTCACATACctcttctccaaggaaaacatGGTGATGGATGCTAAGTATGAGCGTGTGGTGCCTGAGGAGATGAACCACCCCTTGTCCCAGTACTGGATCTCCTCATCCCACAACAC GTACCTGACAGGAGACCAGTTCTCCAGTGAGTCCTCCCTGGAGGCGTATGCCCGGTGCCTGCGGATGGGCTGCCGCTGTATCGAGT TGGATTGCTGGGATGGCCCAGATGATCTCCCCATCATCTACCACGGCCACACGCTCACCTCCAAGATCAAATtcctggatgtgctgcacaCCATCAAGGAGCACGCCTTCGTCACCTCTGA GTTCCCCATCATCCTCTCCATTGAAGACCACTGCAGCATTGTCCAGCAGAGGAACATGGCCTGCCACTTCAAGAAGGTTTTTGGGGACATGCTCCTCACCAAGCCAGTGGACATCAACGCCGATGAGTTGCCCTCGCCCACCCAGCTCAAGAAGAAAATCCTAATCAAG CACAAGAAACTGGTCGAAGGGAACCTGTATGAGGAGGTCTCCACCGCCAGTTACTCAGAGAACGACATCAGCAACTCCATCAAGAATGGAATTCTCTACCTTGAAGACCCCATTGACCAT ACCTGGAGCCCTCATTATTTTGTCCTGACAAGCAACAAGATTTACTACTCAGAGGAGACATCCCGTTACCAGTTCAACGAGGATGAAGAGGAGGTGGAGCAGAAGGAG GAGTTCAACAACAACGAGCTGCACTTCACGGAGAAGTGGTTCCACGGCAAGCTCGGGGGTGGCCGTGACGGGCGACAGATTGCGGAGAAGCTGCTGCACGAGTACTGCACCGAGACGGGCGGCAAGGACGGCACCTTCCTGGTGCGCGAGAGCGAGACCTTCGTAGGCGACTACACCCTCTCCTTCTG gaggtCCAGCCGGGTGCAGCACTGCCGGATCCACTCGAGGCAGGAGGCTGGGGCCACCAAGTTCTACCTGACGGACAACCTGGTCTTCGACAGCCTCTACAGCCTCATCTGCCACTACCGGGAGGTGCCGCTGCGCTGCAACGAGTTCGAGATGCGCCTCACCGACCCTGTCCCCCAACCCAACGCCCACGAGAGCAAAGA GTGGTACCACGCCAGCTTGACGcgtctccaggctgagcacatGCTGATGCGGGTCCCGCGGGATGGAGCATTCCTGGTGCGGAAGCGCAGTGAGCCCAACTCCTACGCCATCTCCTTCCG GGCGGAGGGGAAGATCAAGCACTGCCGCATCCAGCAGGAAGGGCGGCTCTTCATGCTGGGCAGCTCGGCCGAGTTCGAGAGCCTCGTGGACCTCATCAGCTACTACGAGAAGCACCCGCTGTACCGCAAGATGAAGCTGCGCTACCCCATCAACGAGGAGACCCTGGAGAAGATGGGGACCACT GAACTGGACTATGGAGCCCTGTATGAGGTGCGGACCCCTCATTTCTACGTAGAGGCCAACAAGATGCCAATGGCCAGG tgtACGGTGAAGGCTCTGTATGACTACAAAGCACAACGGGAGGACGAGCTGTCATTCTGCAAGCAGGCCATCATCCACAACGTGGACAAGCAGGACGGTGGCTG GTGGCGAGGGGACTACGGGGgcaagaagcagctctggttcCCGGCCAACTACGTGGAGGAGATCGTCGGCACCCAGGCGCAGGAGCAGGATGAGGCT TCATCAGAAAACAGCCCCCTGGGGAACTTTCTGAAGGGCTTCATCGATGTCCCATCCTGCCACGTCG TTATCTCCAAAGACGGGAGGAGCTCCAAACCATTTGTCTTCACCATCCATTCCCAGCAGATGTCCCACGCAGCCCAGTCGCTGGACGTGGCCGCAGACACGCAGGAGGAACTCAGCGAGTGGGTGGCCAAGATCCGGGAGGCCACGCAGAACGCCGACGCCAGG ATGCAAGAGGGGAAGATCATGGAGCGGAGGAAGAAGATTGCCCTGGAGCTCTCCGAGCTGGTTGTGTATTGCCGGCCGGTGCCATTCGATGAGGACA AGATTGGCACAGACAAGGCGTGTTACCGGGACATGTCCTCCTTCCCCGAGACCAAGGCGGAGAAATACGCCAACCGCAGCAAGGGCAAGAAGTTCCTGCAGTACAACCGCCGCCAGCTGAGCCGCATCTACCCCAAGGGACAGCGCCTGGACTCCTCCAACTATGACCCACTGCCCATGTGGATCTGTGGGAGCCAGCTTGTGGCCCTCAACTTCCAGACTCCCG ACAAACCGATGCAGCTGAACCAGGCGCTCTTCATGCTCGGTGGCCGCAGCGGCTACGTCCTGCAGCCGGACATCATGAGGGACGAGACCTTTGACCCCTTCGACAAGAATAGCCTGAAGATTGTGGAGCCCATCACAGTCCAGTTGCAG ATCCTCGGTGCCCGGCACCTGCCCAAGAACGGGAGGAGCATCGTGTGCCCCTTCGTGGAGGTGGAGGTTTGCGGCTCTGAGTATGACAACAGCAAGAACAAGACAGATGTTGTAG CTGACAACGGCTTCAACCCTGTCTGGCTCTTCAAGCAGTTTGTCTTTGATATCAACAACCCCGAGTTTGCCTTCCTCCGCTTCGTGGTGTATGAGGAGGACATGTTCAGTGACCCCAACTTCTTGGCACAAGCCACTTTCCCTGTCAAGGGCCTCAAAACAG GCTATCGGTCAGTGCCGTTGAAGAACAGCTACACCGAGGACCTGGAGCTCGCCTCCCTCCTCATCCACATCGAAATCATCAACGCCAAG gaggaagatgaggagaaCCTCTACTCGTCCATCCAGCAGCTGCGGGACCGTGCCAGCGAGCTCTCCAGCCAGGTCTCCAGCTATGAGCGCACCAACGGCTGCGATTCCCGCTACCAGCAGCGCCTGGACGAGCTCCGGGCGGCCCAGGAGCGGCTCATGGAGCTCACTGAAGTCCGCAACCGCAA gttgatggagaagaagaagagggaCCGGCAGATGGTCACCAAACgcagctga